The genomic region TTTTATGACTAATAAAAGGATGGACAGACCCTGCCCTACTTCATCCAGCCATAAACACTTGCACACTTGCAGCACTCCCACgttggggctgtggaagtaggGCTGCTAGGGTCACTCATACAAGTTTTTACGTGGATGtgatttcagttttgttgggtatAAACACAAGAATGGAACTGCTGAAttctttgtggtgctagggaagGAAACAAGGACCTCACACACGTTCAATAAACACTTCCCCACTAATTACactggtttctgtttttcatgtttgagacagggtctgtaactcaccatcctcctgagtgctgggattacagctgtgctctaccatgcccagttcacttgcagtttttattttgtgtgtgtgtgtgggggggtacctGCTGCATATGAACAAGTCTTGAGGGGGGTGCTGAGAGAAAACAAGGTCCTCAGGGGTGACTGGGTGGTCTTGGGAAAGACAAATTGGGATGGTTAGGGACACAGATGAGGCACAATGCTGTGGGCATTAAGTTAGTGAGGTGGGAacttgctgaggctggcctctggGTGTGTTTAGCTTCTTCACTCCCGTAGCCCTGTGACTTTGGGGAAGTTGTTTCCTCGGCCTCGGTGGCCTGTTCGGTGGAATGAATCCCTTTCCAGGTCTATGGAGGTTTTAAGGGGACTAGACTGATGGGCACAGGTCACAAAGGCTCCCAAGTGTCAGCAGCAACTGTACCTGCTTccaggggctggaggcatagaaGAGGGGCGCAAGGACTCTTGAAGACCTAGAGGACAATCTAGAGGCATCTGTGGGAGATGCCAGGCTTGGGGTGCTCCAGGATGCAGGACCACACCACCGGCCCTCCTCCACCTTGCACTCCCTCTCCCTTGATGGCATGCTGGTCCTCTGACTGGTGAAGGGCACTGGGCGGAGGGACCATTTCTAGGCAAGTCCATCATTCACTGCCCCAAATGGCAGGGGCATGAGCTCCGGCTAGGGAGGAAACAAGGTAGGCACAGAGACCCTGAGCACAGGACCAGGAATGGCTGGGAGATGGCTGTGTGGGATCTTTATTTTCTAAGTCTGTTTCCAACACTGCCAAGGACTGGTTACTAAAAACCAAGCTTTCAGGGACCCCTCCCCCAGGCAAGCCTGAGCTCCaccagccccctccccctccctgcaGCACTTCGAagcctctgggcctttgcacttgcggtttcctcttcctttccctccagaTGTGGGGGAGGGCGTGCCCCTGACCACATTTTCTAGGGTGGGGACCCCTTGCCCTCGGGCCCCCCACTCGCACACAACTGTGTTTCCTTTGTGCTCCTGGCCATCTCAAGAGTGTCACCCTTGCCTTAAGAGGAGGAATATGTAGCTTGCTAAATATTTAACTAAATATTAATTCCTCACCAGGTCATAGCTCAGAATTCTAGACATAATGaccaaatttgtttttctttttttttggtgggactggggtttgaactcagggcttcacacttgtgaagcAAGCGCTCTatcgcttgagtcacacctccagtccattttgctctggttatttgggagatggggtcttgagaactatttgcccaggctggcctcaaactcactcctCCATCCTCCTATTCTCAGCCTCTCtggcagctaggattacaggcgtgagccactcgCTCCTGGTCAGCGGGACCACTTTAAATGCCTGGCTTTGATTCACTTTGCTCTTAGTAGAAGACATTCAAGATTCTTTGTGTGACCTTTCAAACACGCGTCACTCCAGGGTGCACACGGCCTGATTTCTTCAATCCCCGGGAAACCCCGCTTCGAAGGAAGACGCCACACGGCCACTCACACCCAGGCGGTTTATTGGGTCCCCGCAGGAGCTCAGGCCTGCATCACTGGGCGCGACATCTCGGCCTGCAGCTTCACCCCGGAGCCCGCGAAGCCGGTGCCACCCTGAAGAGGCAGAGGACAAGGGGGAGGGGCCGGGGTTGAGTGCTGGGCTCCAGGTGGCAGTGACCATCCCATAGCGGTTAGTGGAGTGGATGGCAAGGGGGGGGTGCACTCCTGAGACTGGGCAGAATGGGGCGGGGCCTAGAAGGGGCGGAGTCCCGGGGCAGGGAGGGGTTGGGGAGTGGGGGCGGAGCCCTGGAAAGCAgagtgagggaggaggggaggggaaggattgGGGAGGGGAGGCTCACCCGCTGCAGCACGATGATGTCGCGCTCTGTGAGCTTGTCTCCGTTCACCGGGTCCACCATGTCCTTCCGAATCAGCTTCTCCACGCACTCGAGGGTGACCACGGCCCCGCTGCGGGTGGGGGCGGCAGATCAGCGCCGGGAAAGCCCCAAGCCCGTCCCCGTTGCCCCCTCCCTCCCGCCTGCACTCACGAGGGCCGCAGCACGGCGCAGGGCGTGGCGTTGCTCAGGCTGTCGCGGGTCACGGCGCACACGTAGCGCTCGCTGCGCGTGATGAGCCCCACGCGGTCCACCGAGTCGTCGAGCGGCGTGAAGCGCACGGGCGTCAGGTCGGACATGCGCAGCGGCTTCCCCGACATGGGGCAGGTGACCGTGCGCGACTGCGGGCGGGGACGGGGTCAGCGGCGGGAGGTGGAAGGACGATGGGGTCCCTTTCAGGGCGGGAAGGGCCCCGGGAGACGCTGAGGGACAGGGCCACGGCGGGAGCTCACCGGCTTCTCCAGCTTGGTGGCCTTGGCCTCGGGAGTCAGCGATGGGATCCAGAAGCTGGGCAGCGCTTTGTCCTTGTCCTTGTCTTTGTCCTTGCTTAGGGGCCCTGCGCTGGGTCCAGGCTGGACACCATctgtggggaagggaagggagaggccCGATGAGCGCCCCGGGGCACCAGCGTGGGGCTCCCCACCCAAGTCCACTCATTCCCTGTCACCTGGGCCGGGCCCCAAGGGCATCTTGGACGTGAACGGGTTGAGCGGCCGGCTCACGATGGCCGCCTCCTTCTCCAGGAAGCCCCGCACCTGGTCCTGCGCCGAGGCGCGCTGCAGCTTTTTTTGCTCCTCCCGCCGCGCACCACGCTGCTTCTCGTAGGCCTGGGGGTAGAGGTGGGGGGTGCTGAGCTCAGAACCAGGTAAGAACCTCCCTCCCGCTGTGCTCCCCCTCAAACGAGAGATGGAGATCATCACCAGCGCTGTTTGGTGGAGGTTGGTGGGCAAGTTCAATAGGCCGTAAACCACAGGCAtggtaatgcatgcctgtaatcccagcttcccaGGAAgtggaagcaagaggatcactagttcaaagccagttcaggcaaagaGGTGGCCAGgccttattttgttttcaagataggtgGTGGggaatgcctgtcatcccagctacttgaggcagaggtaggatcACAGTTGAGGCAGCTGGGCAAAAACACAATACCCAGATGGCTttggtggctcccgcctgtaattccagctacccaggaggtagagatcagggggaacgcagtttgaagccagcctggccaagtagtttgtgagaccctatcttgaaaataccaacacaaaaaagggctggtggagtggctcaaggtataggccctgagttcaagtcccagtactggaggggaaaaaaaaaaagcagaagaccctatgtgaaacacaaactaaaggcaaaaggactggggatgtggctcagtggcagagcctaAAATGCTGGGGATCAGTCCTCAGCACAGAATGGGGGCACCACACTCGCCTGTCCCCTCCCTTGGGCAGGATGCACAGTGGCTTCCCATAAAGCCAGTTTGGGACTAGTGTCCTCAGTCTTTCTTCCTTGACAAGGGTGTGGTCGACAGCCAAGAGTTTGGCTGGAGCTGGAACTTGAGCTCAAATCCCATCTTTGTCACTCATTGGCCTGCAGTGACTACTGTGACCTTTCCTGGCTTGTTTCTTCATTGATAAGATGGACTCTCATTGGTGACCCACCCTGGAGGTCCCTGGAGGGCGGGGAGGGGAACGCTACCTGAGGTGAGGTCTTTTTCCTCTttggggcactggggtttgaactcagggtctcacacgcttgctagttaggcactctaccgcttgagccactctgccagccctttcttgtgatgggtattttcaagatagtctcaagaactatttgtctggagctggcctcaaacctcgatcctcctgatctctgcctctggagtagctaggattacaggtgtgagccaccagtgcctggctccaggtgagcttttaaaatgcttatggcacaaatgtaaaaatgataaaataaaaataaataaaatgcttaggACACATAATAATCGGTGCCCATTGCCTGCAGTACCTGAtgcacttgcctgtaatcccagcactccaggggCAGAGGCACGAGAATGGAGAGTTGGAGGTGGGGGCGGAATGGGAATATGAAGGAGGGGGAAGCTGGTTTCAACTACACTCTATGCatggaatcatcacaatgaaatctccgtgtactattaatgtatgtcaattcaaaagtcaaagaaaaaagaaaaaaaaaagttctagacCAACGTGGACACATGAGACCCTGTGGGCAATGCCTGGCCACCCCCTCAGTGGAAAGATTTGACCAGAAGTGTGGGGGGGGCAAATGGCACAGCAGGCAGAGGGAAGGGCACAGACAAAGGCCCCTAGGGGAAAGGAACTCAGATGGGAGGACACAGAGAGGCTCTGCCCAAACAGCCTGCCCACCTGTACCCCCTTTGCCCTGTCACTGTCACCTTCATCTGCCGGGCGATTTCCTTCTTCTGGTGCAGAATGTACTCCAGGATTGCCTCCCGTTCATACAGGTAACCATCTGGGCTGCAGAACACAGCTAGGGGTTAATCCCACCCTCACCAGTGGCTACTCACCCTGGTAGCACAGGGTTTCCAAATGCATTTACCTtgtgtcaattttttttaaaatgtctttgtctttttttttttttttcaaaagtggggttgaactcagggcctatcaTGTAatccatgcctccatccctttttggtttgtattttgtttttgaggcagggtcttgctaattttgttCAGGATGGCCTTGCACtcccaatcctccgacctccactTGctgagtagccaagattacaggtgtgtactgccaCGCTTCGCTTCTGTGGTAAATTCTTGTGCCAGGCCCACACAGTTTTAATTCTCATGACTTTACAGACTGCTGTACTGTGTAGGGAACGTCTTGCGCCAGGAAGGGTGAACTCATCAGGCCTGGACTGTCCAAACTCTGTGCATTCCAAAAAGAAAGGTCTTGCCTCTGACAGGCTTCTGGGAGAAGACCCCTAAAGCCCCTGGAATCCTAGCACCCATATCTGATTTTAAACTGTAGCCTTTCACAGTAATAAAATGTCACCATGAGTGTAACAGTTGTGCTGAGTTTTGTGATGTTTACTGGATAACCGAAGATGGCTTTGAGGAGTGAGTGTCATCAGTATCTCTGTAAGAGCATATGTTtacaggctgggtgtggtggtaaatgcttataatcccagccactctggaAGTAGAAGTAAGACAATCATGATCTGAGGCTGACACAGGCAAAAgtaccagaaaaacaaactaaaagcaaaagaaggggagtgtggctcaagtggtagagctcctgcctcccaagcatgaggacccgagttcaaatcccaataccaccaaaaaaaaaaaagtacacatatTTAGTCACTGGACTAAGTACCTTACACCTATCATCTTGCTGAAGCCACTGCTGAACTGCCAGAGGCAGGTAATGGTGCATGCTTCACCAGGTGAGCTGCTGTCACCCGTCAGCATCATTTCAAGAGCCCCCTACCctattttgaatatattctttTCCACGTGCTGTGAGATAGGGCTATGACCAAGTCACATCTCAGACAGAAACACTGAGGCTCTGAGCCATCAATGTCTGGCCCAGAGTGCCCTGGGTACGCAGGTGGCCAAACCCACACGCAGCTCCCCATGGCTGGTTCCCTCCCCCTCAGCAGCTCACGTGACGACAGGGTCATGGCAGGGCTGCAGAGAGAGGCAGCAGCAGTCGAAGTCCTTCACAGCGTCCCGACTCAGTCGGATGTTCTGGGTTCCATAGCCGGAGGCCGCTGGGGACAGAAACGGCAGTGGTGGAGTGGCGTGGACAGGGACAAACCTCTCTACAAAGCCCGAAGAGAACGCGGGGGCTGGGAAGACTTCAGGACTAATGCAGGAAGGTACCCGAGcagttactcaagtggtagaagatgCACAGAGAGGTGGTGACTCTGACACATTTGGGTCCCCAGTCCAGTACCTGTGTCCTTCTTCTTCTCGTGGTAGGTGTAGACAGCCCCTGCTGTGCAGTTCTTGCCATGCCGCGTCAtcctgggggaggaagggagagttgAAGGGTGCTGGGATGGGAAGCTGCCAGCACagggaaaatcttttttttcttttttggagggggggtactggacttgaactcagagcgttcaccttgagccactccaccagccctcttttgtgatgggtttttccaagacAGGATCTTGAGGAAATATTTGCCcacggctggctttgaaccacagtcctccagatctctgcctcctgagtagccaggattacaggcgtgagccacagggcCCTCAGAACTGAGCAGCCCCCTCGGGTGGAGGGGAGGATGGGAGGGTGCGGGGAGCCGAGGTCATGTGGCTGTCCCCCAAGACTCACCTGAGCTTACCTAAATACAACCTGTAACAACAAGAGTTGTTTGGAGGTGGGAAGGGGGTGCAGAACAGGTGGCAGAGGTGccattagcattttttaaaagacactgaGGAAGATGTCATTTTGGAAGGTCAGCGGATCGGGGAACACCCCAGATGAACCCTGCAACTCTACAAGTCCATTCTGCCTCCGCTTCTACTCCCAAAGTGGCCACTTGCACTGACCAGCCCAGTGATTGGCTCAGCGCTGGGCGCTCAGAACCAATCAGTGCTGGCCAACCCATTAGCACATGGTGATTGGGTCACAAATAGGTCAATCAGAGAGCAGCTAAGATTAGGGCTCTACAGGAAGAGGACATCTTTCCATGCTCCTATCaatctgggtttttttgtggtgatggggatttgaactctgggcttcccacttgctagcaGGAGCTCTTCagcttgagtcatgtctccagcccttatCAGTCATTTATTGctattaaaagaaatattattgaGAGCCCTTGTCCATTTTTCTACTGGGTAGCTTGCCTTTTTACTGCTAAattataagactttttttttttttttcagcactggggtttgaactcagggcttccagcttgctatgcaggtgctccaTTGCCCAAGCCATACTTCCTATCCAATTTGCTcaggtaattttggagatggatgtCTGGAGATCTGCTCAGGTTCTCCTTGAACTGCAACGCTCCAGATTCAGCCTCTCaagaagctagtattacaggtgtgagccacaggccaTCAGCTACATTTTAAAAGACGATAAATGTAACagtatgctttaaaaatatctagATTTCCATTGGGTTGGAAACTGTATCCTTTGCAACTAAGCTCAGGAGACTTTTTAGATAGAATTTAAAGACCAGTGAGATAAGTACGTCAGCAAAGCATGCACTGTTGGGTGGAGTAGTGCTCACCTgtaatctgtaatcccagcctgagctacatagcacatccctgtctcaaaagaaagaaagggagggagggagggggagagagagagagagagagagagaaagaaagaacggtgctggtggcttacacctgtaatactagctactcaggaggcagcgactgaaaggattatagtttgaagccagcctgggtaaatagtccttgagtccctatctcaaaaaaacccattaccaaaaagggctggtggagtaggccccaagttcaaaccccagtatgggaaaaaagagaaaaaaaaaaaaaaaaaaagaaactggaaacTAGCAGggtttggtggtgcacacctgtaagcccagcacttgggaggctgaggcagcaggatcctGAgtttagaccagcctgggctacaggtgagaccctgtctcaaaacaaacaaaccatccAACCCCAAAGTATACCAGCAAACTAGACACATGCCTGTGCACAATGAATGGGTGAAGAAACTGCAAGTTACATAAACCTGGCGGCGTTGTCACACCAACAGCCTGGCTATCTCTCACAGACACCACTCAGGCAAGAGAAGCCGGACCTAAGAGAAAGCTTACTGTAAGTGCCATGGATACGAAGTTCAACACTCACAGAAGTAATTACAGCTTATAAATTGGGTTTCCTTTGGGTGGTGGAAGTGGCTGGCAGGGGTCCTGCAAAGCAAGGAAGCTGGCCCTGGGAGGCTGGAAGGCTCTCTTTACATCTGGGCGTGGTGACATGGGTGTGTTCACTCTGAAAGCCACTGGGCTACACAGTTAGGCTTTCTGTACTGCCCTGTAGATGTtctagaaagaaggaagggggagCCCGTTCCTATTCTTCATTCTGAACACACCCCGAGCCCCCTTGCTTCAAAGCCCACAGCCACTGTCACTTAGCACATGTGAGGGCATTTAGGGTAcattcttttttggttttctgcagtgctaggagttgaactcagggctttgcacttgccaggcaggtgctctaccacttgagtcatgcttccaagtcctttttactttggctacttttaaaattttgtctatttttgcagtactggggcttgaaccttgagccactctaccagccctttttcatgacggatttttttgaaataggggctctcaaactatttgccagcactgacttcaaaccccgatcctcctgatttctgcctcctgagtagctaggattacaggagtgagccactggagcccagaactgctttggttatttttaagatggggtctcacatttatgctggGGCTGCAATCCTCGTtatgctggggtgacaggcacatgccacagtgcccagctttatttgttgagatggggtctcaagaacttctTGCCTGAGCTGGGACTTGAATTGTGATCCTGCCTATGGCATAAATGTTTAAAAGGGGAATTGCAGGCTGAAAAGGTATGTGCATTTGGTAGAATCTGCCAGTTGCTGTCCATCCAGTCAGGTTAACACCTCTCCAAAGCCTGGGACGGCTGGCTCCCTACACCTGCACAGCAGGTTACCAGTTCAGTGAGCACAGTGTTCAAGACACACTGGGAGAGGACGCCTTACTGTCTCCCATCAACCAGGCACTAAGCCTGGAAAAGCTGCTCCTACTCTAATGCCCGAGTTCCTCAAAATCACAGTGATCGGCAAAGTCTCCCAGTGGAAACCACAAGGCTGCCTGCCGGATGCTGGTgacttacgcctgtaatcctagctacctgggagggactgagatggggaggatcaaggttcaagaccagcactGGCAAAGAGTCcccgagacccccatctccaaaatacccagagcaaaatggactggaggtgtggaccAAGCgatagagggcctgctttgcaaactggaatccaagttcaagccccagtccagcccaccccccccaacacacacacagaagagaaagaaaccacAGGGCTTATGAAGAGAATGGGTGTGGCACAGTACTCATAAAACTGTGCCACACATGCCGAAACAGACAGGCCCAACGGAACAGGGTGGGTGGTCTTACACGTTAAGTGGTTAAGAAAAGTATATACACTAAAAACCATGGCATTGACTTTGACAGCCATGTGAAGGCTGCTGTGGAAATGAGCGCTGCTGTGAGGTAGTAGAAGGAGATTAGCTGAGATCTCACAAAAGTTTTAGAACCAGCAAGGAAAAGAGGTGGGGGAAACACGCATGCTCACACGTCTGGGATCCATCTCGTCTTTCCTCACAGGTGCACAGAAGCAAATGGGAAATTCCTGCTAGGCTCACAGATTTCCTAATCTGTCAACTGCAGGGttatacatttatgttttttttccctttctttcttggtgatactggggtttgaactcagggcctaggcaggcactctactttttGAGCCaggcccctagtccttttgctttaggcatttttgcccagggccggcTGTGGACTGTGATCCCTCTACCTACAGCCTCCttgcatggctgggatt from Castor canadensis chromosome 16, mCasCan1.hap1v2, whole genome shotgun sequence harbors:
- the Nosip gene encoding nitric oxide synthase-interacting protein isoform X2, translated to MTLSSRLREAAWCAAGGAKKAAARLGAGPGAGLPGEGGGHREPAAQPVHVQDALGARPRWCPAWTQRRAPKQGQRQGQGQSAAQLLDPIADSRGQGHQAGEAVAHGHLPHVGEAAAHVRPDARALHAARRLGGPRGAHHAQRALRVRRDPRQPEQRHALRRAAALRGRGHPRVRGEADSEGHGGPGERRQAHRARHHRAAAGWHRLRGLRGEAAGRDVAPSDAGLSSCGDPINRLGVSGRVASSFEAGFPGD
- the Nosip gene encoding nitric oxide synthase-interacting protein isoform X1, which gives rise to MTRHGKNCTAGAVYTYHEKKKDTAASGYGTQNIRLSRDAVKDFDCCCLSLQPCHDPVVTPDGYLYEREAILEYILHQKKEIARQMKAYEKQRGARREEQKKLQRASAQDQVRGFLEKEAAIVSRPLNPFTSKMPLGPGPDGVQPGPSAGPLSKDKDKDKDKALPSFWIPSLTPEAKATKLEKPSRTVTCPMSGKPLRMSDLTPVRFTPLDDSVDRVGLITRSERYVCAVTRDSLSNATPCAVLRPSGAVVTLECVEKLIRKDMVDPVNGDKLTERDIIVLQRGGTGFAGSGVKLQAEMSRPVMQA